The Streptococcaceae bacterium ESL0729 genome has a segment encoding these proteins:
- the mnmG gene encoding tRNA uridine-5-carboxymethylaminomethyl(34) synthesis enzyme MnmG — protein MNFQEEFDVIVVGAGHAGVEASLASARMGSKTLLLTINLNMLAFMPCNPSIGGSAKGVVVREIDALGGEMGRNIDKTYIQMKMLNTGKGPAVRALRAQADKELYSQEMKRTVEGQENLTLRQAIVDELLVEDKKVVGVRTSTGTRYGAKSVVITTGTALRGEIILGDLKYSSGPNNSLASITLADNLRDLGFEIARFKTGTPPRVKAQSIDYGKTEIQPGDEEPNHFSYLSRDADYDKDQIPCWLTYTSEESHKIINDNLHRAPMFSGVVKGVGPRYCPSIEDKIVRFSDKPRHQLFLEPEGRNTDEVYVQGLSTSLPEDVQFEILRSIPGLEQVEMMRSGYAIEYDVVLPHQLRPTLETKLISGLFTAGQTNGTSGYEEAGGQGIMAGINAALKAQGKPEFILKRSDGYIGVMIDDLVTKGTIEPYRLLTSRAEYRLILRHDNADMRLTELGRAIGLVDDDRFAAYEIKKYKLEAEDRRLSELKLKPTAETNKIIESYGYKPLKDAMTARDFLRRPEIKYSDLLNFIEPAAEDLDDKIIEQLEIEIKYEGYIKKAMDQIDKMHRLEAKRIPANIDWDAIDSIATEARQKFKKINPETIGQASRISGVNPADISILMVYLEGKNKK, from the coding sequence GTGAACTTTCAAGAAGAATTTGACGTAATCGTCGTTGGTGCAGGTCATGCGGGAGTAGAGGCGTCGCTTGCTTCAGCCCGTATGGGTTCAAAAACCCTGCTTTTAACTATTAACTTAAACATGCTGGCCTTTATGCCATGTAACCCGTCAATTGGTGGGTCTGCTAAAGGGGTTGTTGTCCGTGAAATTGACGCCCTAGGTGGTGAGATGGGTCGTAACATTGATAAGACCTACATTCAGATGAAGATGCTAAATACTGGTAAGGGACCAGCCGTTCGTGCCCTTCGTGCCCAGGCTGATAAGGAACTTTATTCACAGGAAATGAAGAGAACTGTCGAAGGCCAAGAAAACTTGACTCTTCGCCAGGCCATCGTTGATGAGCTCCTTGTTGAAGATAAAAAAGTTGTAGGAGTTAGAACATCTACTGGAACTAGATACGGGGCAAAATCAGTTGTTATCACAACAGGAACAGCCCTCCGCGGGGAAATTATCCTAGGAGATTTAAAATACTCATCAGGGCCAAATAATTCCCTAGCATCAATTACCCTGGCTGATAACCTTCGTGACCTTGGTTTTGAGATTGCCCGTTTTAAAACAGGTACTCCGCCTCGTGTCAAGGCTCAAAGTATTGACTACGGCAAGACTGAAATCCAGCCAGGAGATGAGGAGCCTAATCACTTTAGCTACCTATCAAGGGACGCTGACTATGACAAGGACCAAATTCCTTGTTGGTTGACTTATACAAGCGAAGAAAGCCACAAGATTATTAATGATAATCTCCACAGGGCACCCATGTTTTCTGGTGTTGTAAAAGGAGTTGGGCCAAGATACTGCCCGTCCATTGAAGATAAGATTGTTCGTTTTTCAGATAAACCCCGCCACCAACTCTTTTTAGAGCCTGAGGGGCGTAATACTGATGAGGTCTATGTTCAGGGTCTTTCGACCAGTCTACCTGAGGATGTGCAATTTGAAATTTTAAGAAGCATTCCAGGTCTTGAGCAGGTAGAGATGATGCGTTCAGGTTATGCCATTGAATACGACGTAGTCCTACCTCACCAACTTCGCCCAACCCTTGAAACCAAGCTTATTTCAGGCCTGTTTACAGCTGGTCAGACTAATGGTACATCAGGTTATGAAGAAGCTGGTGGCCAAGGGATTATGGCAGGGATTAATGCTGCCTTGAAGGCTCAAGGTAAGCCTGAATTTATCCTGAAAAGAAGCGATGGCTACATCGGTGTTATGATTGATGACTTGGTTACCAAGGGAACAATTGAACCCTACCGTCTTTTAACAAGTAGGGCCGAATACCGTCTGATTCTTCGCCATGATAATGCTGACATGCGTTTGACAGAGCTGGGGCGTGCTATTGGCCTTGTCGATGACGACCGCTTTGCTGCCTATGAGATTAAAAAATATAAGCTTGAAGCAGAGGACAGACGCCTGTCTGAGCTTAAGCTTAAGCCGACAGCAGAGACCAATAAAATCATTGAATCATACGGCTATAAGCCTTTGAAAGATGCCATGACAGCAAGGGATTTCTTAAGACGTCCTGAGATTAAATACAGTGACCTCCTTAATTTCATTGAACCAGCTGCTGAAGATCTTGATGACAAAATCATTGAGCAACTAGAAATTGAAATTAAATACGAAGGCTACATTAAGAAGGCCATGGATCAGATAGACAAAATGCACCGCCTTGAGGCCAAAAGAATTCCAGCTAATATTGACTGGGACGCCATTGACTCAATTGCCACAGAAGCCCGTCAAAAATTTAAAAAGATTAATCCTGAAACGATTGGACAAGCCAGCCGTATTAGCGGAGTAAATCCAGCAGATATCAGTATTTTGATGGTTTATCTTGAAGGAAAAAATAAAAAATAA
- a CDS encoding ClbS/DfsB family four-helix bundle protein, giving the protein MKVYKDKEELKSEIKKSYDKYIAEFKDIPENLKDQKSDASERTPAENLAYQLGWTNLLLSWERDEKLGLEVKTPSDKFKWNQLGDLYKWFTDTYASLSLDELEEKLSKNVDDILKMIDGMTEEEIFEVHQRKWADGATKNAVWEVYKFIHINTVAPFGTFRTKIRKWKREFL; this is encoded by the coding sequence ATGAAAGTTTATAAGGATAAAGAAGAGCTAAAATCAGAAATAAAAAAATCATATGATAAATATATTGCAGAATTTAAGGATATTCCAGAAAATTTGAAGGATCAAAAATCTGATGCTTCTGAGAGAACACCAGCCGAAAATCTTGCCTACCAGCTTGGTTGGACAAATTTACTTTTAAGCTGGGAGAGGGATGAAAAACTTGGATTAGAGGTTAAAACACCGTCTGATAAGTTTAAATGGAATCAACTAGGAGACTTGTACAAGTGGTTTACCGATACCTATGCTTCTTTATCTTTGGATGAATTGGAAGAAAAATTAAGTAAAAATGTTGATGATATTTTGAAGATGATTGATGGAATGACTGAAGAAGAGATTTTTGAAGTCCATCAAAGGAAGTGGGCGGACGGGGCAACTAAGAATGCAGTGTGGGAGGTTTACAAATTTATCCACATTAATACAGTTGCACCATTTGGAACATTTAGGACTAAAATCAGAAAGTGGAAGCGAGAATTCCTATAA
- a CDS encoding LTA synthase family protein produces the protein MSLAMGLYALVNDRLFTSVDIDIDNVARSVVGTFTLLLPLSIAIFSLLILWGKNTRGATFFKAAILYLFTRIFHFLIVLTKNVNDEDFRLDFKNLVDIFIDWKLLSYLGVLLALFFLFSRLKRFRAFVHESPLSDLLNIREGQILTALFTLFIYLSPEVFSLLEAKFYYLSPSNSIDLVAISQLDLFNFLSLNLRELAIFMVILLVAAVFVDGLKGFFSNQTSWQLALISSLFLAVNSNYLIQLSLANYTKIAGYFVLDGASLFQILTLFLLYGLSYALTNRYFYGTFLNLTLTSLLVFSNIEKFSLRGEPVYLSDFAWLKNFRSLVDFIDITKVIWMGLVLLILLLATFFLQRKFLRGGIYRSYKKRIMLIISLVFSLWLIGDNTAKNPHIKIPVLADFTRWQDGNILWQGNTPTANMKSLAFVWYMQLFNDAMDEPAGYSQKKVMEIRDKYIKRAKQINQNRKDEIGDKTVIFVLSESLANPNRLPQIKLSKNPLTEIDQIKEKTASGLMISHGYGGGTANMEFEGLTGLSLDYFNPSVTVINNEVVPKMAFIPALSDFFKNKTAIHLENAENYNRRNIYQEMGYEEFISLGNSNMLALDVENYGVHPSDASSYGQVIDSLTMDAQFFSLITMQNHSPWVNVGGDISAEFPKLGKGVNENLANYANALAQTDIETKKFLDKLSLVTKDISVVFYGDHLPGFYPQSVFDKNPKLKYQTDYFIWNNKKDYSQGQPIVRTSDFIPELLELVDAKVSPWYALQTDHYKEVPNKQMLGNDGELTASQKEISDDFKIIQYDLTLGKHYLKADDSFFKEQ, from the coding sequence GTGTCTTTGGCTATGGGCTTATATGCCCTGGTCAATGACCGCTTATTTACATCAGTTGATATTGATATAGATAATGTTGCAAGGTCGGTTGTTGGTACTTTTACCCTCCTCCTACCTCTTTCAATAGCTATCTTTAGCCTACTTATCCTTTGGGGTAAAAATACCAGGGGTGCTACCTTCTTTAAGGCAGCCATCCTCTATTTGTTTACTAGAATTTTCCACTTCCTTATTGTTTTGACTAAAAATGTTAATGATGAGGACTTCAGACTTGATTTCAAAAATCTTGTAGATATCTTCATTGACTGGAAGCTTCTATCCTATCTAGGGGTGCTCCTTGCCCTTTTTTTCCTCTTTAGTCGATTGAAAAGATTTAGGGCCTTCGTCCATGAAAGTCCACTTTCTGATCTTTTAAATATCAGGGAGGGACAGATTCTTACGGCCCTTTTTACCCTCTTTATTTATCTAAGTCCAGAGGTCTTCTCCCTTTTGGAGGCAAAATTTTACTATTTAAGTCCTTCTAATAGTATAGATTTAGTAGCCATAAGCCAGCTCGACTTGTTTAATTTTTTAAGCTTAAATCTAAGGGAGCTTGCAATTTTTATGGTCATCTTACTGGTGGCAGCTGTCTTTGTTGATGGGCTTAAGGGATTTTTCAGTAACCAGACCAGCTGGCAGTTGGCTCTTATAAGTTCCCTCTTCTTGGCAGTTAATAGCAACTACCTGATTCAGCTAAGTCTTGCCAACTACACTAAAATTGCTGGCTACTTTGTCCTTGATGGGGCTAGTTTATTTCAGATTCTAACCCTCTTTTTGCTGTATGGCCTAAGCTACGCTTTGACCAATCGGTATTTTTACGGAACCTTTTTAAATCTAACCCTTACCAGTCTCCTTGTTTTTTCAAATATTGAAAAATTTAGTCTAAGGGGGGAACCTGTTTATTTATCGGACTTTGCCTGGCTTAAGAACTTTAGATCCTTAGTAGATTTCATTGACATCACAAAGGTTATTTGGATGGGCCTTGTTCTCTTAATTCTGCTCCTTGCGACCTTCTTCCTGCAAAGGAAGTTTTTAAGGGGTGGAATCTACAGGAGCTATAAAAAAAGGATCATGCTGATTATATCTCTTGTTTTTAGCCTTTGGTTGATTGGGGACAATACGGCGAAAAATCCTCACATCAAGATTCCTGTCCTGGCTGATTTTACCAGATGGCAGGATGGTAACATCCTCTGGCAGGGAAATACGCCAACAGCCAATATGAAGTCTCTTGCTTTTGTTTGGTACATGCAGCTCTTTAATGATGCCATGGATGAGCCAGCAGGTTATAGCCAGAAAAAAGTGATGGAGATAAGGGACAAATATATCAAGCGGGCCAAGCAAATAAATCAAAACCGCAAGGATGAGATTGGGGACAAGACTGTGATTTTTGTACTGTCTGAGTCCCTGGCCAACCCCAATCGACTCCCACAGATAAAATTATCGAAAAATCCCCTAACAGAGATTGATCAGATAAAGGAGAAGACAGCATCAGGCCTTATGATTTCCCATGGTTATGGGGGCGGTACAGCCAATATGGAGTTTGAGGGCCTAACTGGTCTAAGCCTTGATTACTTTAACCCAAGCGTTACAGTCATCAATAATGAGGTTGTCCCTAAAATGGCTTTTATTCCAGCCCTCAGTGATTTTTTCAAAAATAAAACAGCCATCCACCTGGAAAATGCTGAAAACTATAATAGACGGAATATTTACCAAGAGATGGGCTATGAGGAGTTTATCTCCCTAGGAAATTCCAACATGTTGGCCCTTGACGTTGAAAACTACGGGGTTCATCCAAGTGATGCAAGTAGCTATGGTCAGGTCATTGATAGTTTGACAATGGATGCTCAATTTTTCTCACTGATAACCATGCAAAATCACTCTCCTTGGGTGAATGTTGGTGGCGATATAAGTGCAGAGTTTCCAAAGCTTGGAAAGGGTGTTAATGAAAATCTAGCAAATTATGCTAATGCTCTGGCTCAGACCGACATAGAGACGAAAAAGTTTTTGGACAAACTGTCTCTAGTAACCAAGGATATTTCCGTTGTTTTTTACGGTGACCACCTGCCTGGCTTTTACCCACAGTCTGTCTTTGACAAAAATCCCAAGCTCAAGTACCAGACCGACTACTTCATTTGGAACAATAAAAAAGACTACAGTCAGGGTCAGCCAATTGTTAGAACCAGTGATTTTATCCCTGAACTTTTAGAGCTTGTTGATGCCAAGGTAAGTCCTTGGTATGCCCTACAAACTGACCACTATAAGGAGGTTCCCAATAAGCAAATGCTTGGAAATGATGGCGAGTTGACTGCCAGTCAAAAGGAAATTTCAGATGATTTTAAGATTATTCAGTATGATTTGACACTTGGGAAGCATTACTTAAAGGCTGACGACTCATTTTTCAAGGAACAATAA
- the mnmA gene encoding tRNA 2-thiouridine(34) synthase MnmA — MVYMDNSKTRVVVGMSGGVDSSVTALLLKEQGYDVIGIFMKNWDDTDDVGICTATEDYKDVAAVADQIGIPYYTVNFEKEYWDRVFEYFLAEYRAGRTPNPDVMCNKEIKFKAFLDYAMELGADYVATGHYAQVMTDEDGVVHMLRGNDNNKDQTYFLSQLSQEQLKKTMFPLGHLEKPEVRKIAEKAGLATAKKKDSTGVCFIGEKNFKEFLSQYLPAKAGRMMTLEGRDMGPHAGLMYYTIGQRGGLGIGGQQGGDNEPWFVVGKDLATNTLYVGQGFHHDHLYSTSLEASDVSFTRDMPDDFVFDCTAKFRYRQPDVPVTVKISGDKALVTFKEPVRAITPGQAVVFYEDLECLGGAMIDRAYKDGKVMQYQ; from the coding sequence ATGGTGTATATGGACAATTCAAAAACTCGTGTCGTTGTTGGAATGAGTGGAGGAGTCGACTCAAGCGTTACAGCCTTACTCTTAAAAGAGCAAGGCTACGATGTTATCGGAATCTTCATGAAAAACTGGGACGATACAGACGATGTAGGCATTTGTACGGCAACTGAGGACTACAAGGATGTAGCAGCAGTAGCTGACCAAATCGGCATTCCCTACTATACGGTAAACTTTGAAAAAGAGTACTGGGATAGGGTATTTGAGTACTTTTTGGCAGAATATAGGGCAGGACGCACGCCCAATCCTGATGTTATGTGTAACAAGGAAATCAAGTTTAAGGCCTTCCTAGACTATGCTATGGAACTTGGGGCTGATTATGTGGCAACGGGTCACTACGCCCAGGTCATGACTGATGAGGACGGTGTCGTCCACATGTTGCGTGGTAATGACAACAATAAGGACCAAACCTACTTTTTAAGCCAACTCTCACAGGAGCAACTTAAGAAGACCATGTTCCCTCTGGGTCACCTGGAAAAGCCTGAAGTACGTAAGATTGCTGAAAAGGCTGGCCTTGCGACAGCCAAGAAGAAGGACTCAACTGGGGTATGCTTCATCGGTGAGAAGAACTTTAAGGAGTTTCTCAGCCAGTACCTACCAGCCAAGGCTGGTCGCATGATGACCCTTGAAGGGCGTGATATGGGACCTCACGCTGGGCTTATGTACTACACAATTGGCCAACGTGGGGGCCTTGGAATCGGTGGCCAACAAGGTGGTGATAATGAGCCTTGGTTTGTTGTTGGTAAAGATCTTGCGACTAACACTCTTTACGTGGGACAAGGTTTCCACCATGACCACCTTTATTCAACTAGCCTTGAGGCAAGTGATGTGAGTTTCACCCGTGATATGCCTGATGATTTTGTGTTCGATTGTACGGCTAAATTCCGCTACAGGCAGCCTGATGTTCCAGTGACGGTGAAGATTTCAGGTGACAAGGCTCTTGTTACCTTTAAGGAGCCTGTGCGTGCTATTACGCCAGGTCAGGCGGTTGTTTTCTATGAAGATTTGGAGTGTCTTGGCGGGGCTATGATTGATCGTGCCTACAAGGATGGAAAAGTGATGCAATACCAGTAA
- a CDS encoding HAD-IA family hydrolase produces MNHYFFDLDGTIINSEVGIKNTFKHTFKELGLKEPSDETLTSFIGPSLEVTFSQMGDQDFVNRALEIYRSYYTKQGMFEAEIYPYILETIEKLRNKGAKTYIATSKYEPVAQRTLEIFKIEDYFDDLTGSFEGRHTKTAVLKEALKKSQADKSESLMIGDRSYDITGGSENGLQTVGVLYGFGDLEELEKAGASYIISNPKELLEI; encoded by the coding sequence ATGAATCATTATTTTTTTGACTTAGACGGAACAATTATTAATAGTGAGGTTGGCATAAAAAATACCTTTAAACATACCTTTAAGGAACTTGGCCTAAAAGAACCCAGTGATGAAACCCTAACTTCTTTTATTGGTCCAAGCCTTGAGGTTACCTTTTCTCAGATGGGAGACCAAGACTTTGTTAATAGGGCTCTTGAAATCTATCGTTCCTACTATACCAAACAGGGCATGTTTGAGGCTGAAATCTACCCCTATATCCTTGAAACCATTGAAAAACTAAGAAATAAAGGGGCAAAAACCTATATTGCAACTAGTAAGTATGAGCCAGTTGCCCAAAGGACACTAGAAATATTCAAGATAGAAGATTATTTTGATGATTTAACTGGAAGTTTTGAGGGAAGGCATACCAAAACTGCTGTCCTTAAAGAAGCCCTTAAAAAATCACAGGCAGATAAAAGTGAAAGTCTGATGATTGGAGATAGGTCCTACGATATCACTGGAGGCTCTGAAAACGGCCTACAGACAGTAGGTGTCCTTTATGGTTTTGGTGACCTTGAAGAGCTTGAAAAAGCTGGGGCTAGCTATATTATTTCAAATCCTAAGGAGCTACTAGAAATATAA
- the sdaAB gene encoding L-serine ammonia-lyase, iron-sulfur-dependent subunit beta, whose amino-acid sequence MQNIKFKSVFDIIGPVMIGPSSSHTAGAVRIGKIVRSIFGQMPEQVEIHLYQSFAKTYKGHGTDVALVAGLLGMDTDDPKIPESLKIAHDQGMEVSWIIDREGKTNHPNTAKIIVKGQNRSMSITGISIGGGNIQVTELNGFDIALNMNTPTLIIVNQDIPGVIAKITNFLSQANINVAQMNVTRESAGEKAIMMIEVDSQDIGDALEKIQAIPHIENVNFFK is encoded by the coding sequence ATGCAAAATATAAAATTTAAAAGTGTCTTTGATATCATAGGGCCTGTTATGATTGGACCAAGTTCCTCTCATACAGCTGGAGCTGTTCGGATTGGAAAAATTGTCCGCTCGATCTTTGGTCAAATGCCTGAGCAGGTTGAAATTCACCTCTACCAAAGTTTTGCCAAGACCTACAAGGGACACGGTACTGATGTTGCTCTGGTTGCTGGCCTCTTAGGAATGGATACAGATGATCCAAAGATTCCTGAATCCCTAAAAATTGCCCATGACCAAGGAATGGAGGTTTCTTGGATTATTGACCGAGAGGGAAAGACTAATCATCCCAATACTGCAAAAATTATCGTCAAGGGACAAAATCGTAGCATGTCTATCACAGGGATTTCTATCGGGGGTGGAAACATCCAGGTCACAGAGCTTAATGGCTTTGATATTGCCCTTAACATGAATACCCCGACCCTGATTATCGTAAACCAAGATATACCTGGGGTAATTGCTAAAATAACTAACTTTTTGTCCCAAGCTAACATCAATGTCGCCCAAATGAATGTAACCCGTGAAAGTGCGGGGGAAAAGGCGATCATGATGATTGAAGTTGACTCCCAAGACATAGGAGATGCCCTAGAAAAAATTCAGGCCATCCCTCATATTGAAAACGTCAACTTCTTTAAATAA
- the sdaAA gene encoding L-serine ammonia-lyase, iron-sulfur-dependent, subunit alpha, which produces MFYSIKELVYQADLNHQGSIPELMIATEREMTGCSREEIIGLMERNLEVMVASVKKGLDPKPSPTGLSGGDAAKLDRYLQKGTSLSDTTILSAVRNAMAVNELNAKMGLVCATPTAGSAGCVPSVLVAASEKLKLSHKEQLDFLFTAGAFGLVIANNASISGAEGGCQAEVGSASAMAAAALTHIAGGSAFEASQAAAFVIKNLLGLICDPVAGLVEVPCVKRNALGASFAFVAADMALAGIESKIPVDEVIQAMYQVGVAMPTAFKETAEGGLAATPTGQRLMEEIFGS; this is translated from the coding sequence ATGTTTTATTCAATTAAAGAACTGGTCTACCAGGCTGATTTAAACCACCAGGGAAGCATCCCTGAGCTGATGATTGCTACAGAAAGAGAGATGACTGGTTGTAGCAGGGAGGAAATCATAGGCCTCATGGAGAGAAATCTTGAGGTAATGGTTGCATCCGTTAAAAAAGGGCTTGACCCCAAGCCGTCTCCAACTGGACTTTCAGGAGGGGATGCCGCAAAGCTTGACCGCTACCTGCAAAAAGGGACTAGCCTGTCTGACACAACCATCCTTTCAGCAGTCAGAAATGCAATGGCTGTCAATGAGCTAAATGCCAAGATGGGACTGGTCTGTGCCACTCCTACCGCGGGGTCTGCCGGATGTGTTCCAAGTGTTTTGGTCGCTGCCAGTGAAAAATTAAAGCTAAGCCACAAGGAACAGCTTGATTTTCTTTTTACAGCAGGAGCCTTTGGGCTTGTCATTGCTAATAATGCTTCTATTAGTGGGGCTGAAGGTGGTTGTCAGGCTGAGGTTGGCTCAGCTAGTGCCATGGCAGCTGCTGCCCTCACTCATATAGCAGGGGGATCTGCCTTTGAAGCATCCCAAGCAGCTGCTTTTGTTATCAAAAACCTTCTGGGACTCATCTGTGACCCGGTTGCAGGACTTGTCGAAGTACCCTGTGTTAAAAGAAATGCCCTGGGGGCAAGTTTTGCCTTTGTGGCAGCTGATATGGCCCTTGCTGGTATTGAGTCAAAAATTCCAGTTGATGAGGTAATTCAAGCCATGTATCAGGTTGGTGTTGCCATGCCGACAGCATTTAAGGAAACAGCTGAAGGCGGCCTTGCTGCCACCCCTACTGGTCAAAGACTGATGGAAGAGATTTTTGGATCATAA
- a CDS encoding AEC family transporter, producing the protein MNILKMAVETLTKVEVLSAITSTVFIILLGYFCRKKGIFDAHVGKTLSKIVLTVALPCLAFNSFMQDIDPVKLEQSINVLIWGLVVYVLLIFLSKPLFIKYKGDKQTTLRVLTIFGSTTFFGTPIVSAVYGPLGVMYSSVFNIGYRIFLYSYGYIKMSGLKMEAKNIKTMFMNPIIIATFAGLLIWLFQGYLPQTHVTVNVPASVEKGKVISEQVVKNFAILRIDQTLPWLFKPMTFLAGLASPLAWLSIGATLGEVEFKKAASDKTSWYYSVVKVIIVPLINLVALTILTATGILKVDSTALATIVIMMAAPTATVAAAYAISFDREAVLASNASLISTVLAVIMTPVWIVVLQMLG; encoded by the coding sequence ATGAACATTTTAAAAATGGCGGTTGAGACCTTGACCAAGGTTGAGGTTCTAAGTGCCATTACATCGACTGTCTTTATCATCCTTCTTGGCTACTTTTGTAGGAAAAAGGGAATTTTTGATGCCCATGTTGGGAAAACTCTTTCAAAGATTGTCCTTACCGTAGCCCTACCCTGCCTTGCCTTCAACTCATTCATGCAGGATATTGACCCTGTAAAGCTTGAGCAGAGTATCAATGTTTTGATTTGGGGACTTGTAGTCTACGTCCTTCTTATCTTCCTATCAAAGCCTTTATTTATTAAATATAAGGGAGACAAGCAGACAACCCTTAGGGTTCTAACCATTTTTGGGTCAACCACCTTCTTTGGAACACCAATCGTTAGTGCAGTCTATGGTCCTCTTGGAGTTATGTACTCAAGCGTCTTTAACATCGGCTATCGTATCTTCCTCTATTCTTATGGTTACATCAAAATGAGTGGTCTTAAGATGGAGGCTAAGAACATCAAGACCATGTTTATGAATCCAATCATCATTGCAACCTTTGCAGGTCTTCTTATCTGGCTTTTCCAAGGATATCTTCCACAAACACACGTTACAGTGAATGTTCCAGCTAGCGTTGAAAAAGGCAAGGTAATCAGTGAGCAGGTTGTTAAAAACTTTGCCATCCTAAGGATTGACCAAACTCTACCGTGGCTCTTTAAGCCAATGACCTTCCTTGCAGGACTTGCGTCACCTCTTGCTTGGCTATCAATCGGTGCAACCCTTGGTGAAGTTGAATTCAAGAAAGCTGCATCAGACAAGACTTCTTGGTATTACTCAGTTGTCAAAGTCATCATCGTACCTCTTATCAACCTAGTTGCCCTAACTATTCTAACAGCAACTGGAATTTTAAAGGTTGACTCAACTGCCCTTGCAACAATTGTTATCATGATGGCAGCCCCTACCGCAACAGTAGCTGCGGCCTATGCTATAAGCTTTGACCGAGAGGCTGTCCTTGCATCAAACGCTTCACTCATATCAACAGTCCTAGCCGTCATCATGACCCCTGTTTGGATTGTTGTCCTTCAAATGCTTGGCTAA
- a CDS encoding 2-hydroxyacid dehydrogenase: MLKIACYGVRPNEKPYFEKLNKYNYDLTLIEDLLTHDNIDTAKNHDAVLLRGNCVADRVNLKKLKDFGVRYVFTRTVGFNHIDLDAAKELGLLVARVPGYSPNAIAELALTLGMSLLRNVAYTVDRTSQKNFTVSPQMFSREIRNCTVGILGTGKIGLVEAKLYKGLGARVVAYDIYQSDEAKEVVEFLELDELLKTSDIVSLHLPYFPGKNDKLVNQDFLAKMKNDAILINTARGELQDNEAILKALQENTLGAFGTDVMPNETSIFFKEFSSENPMLDSVAEQLVDLYPRVLITPHIGSNTDEALKNMIEISFDNFNDVEKTGTCPNLI; the protein is encoded by the coding sequence ATGTTAAAAATCGCATGTTACGGGGTTCGACCAAATGAAAAACCCTACTTTGAAAAACTCAATAAATATAACTATGATTTAACCTTAATCGAAGACTTACTAACCCACGATAATATAGATACTGCAAAGAATCACGATGCTGTTTTACTTCGTGGAAACTGTGTGGCAGATAGGGTAAATCTTAAAAAATTAAAGGATTTTGGAGTTCGTTATGTATTCACTAGAACTGTAGGATTTAACCATATTGACCTAGATGCTGCAAAAGAATTGGGACTACTTGTTGCCCGTGTTCCTGGCTATTCTCCAAATGCAATTGCAGAGCTTGCCCTAACCCTTGGGATGAGCCTTTTGAGAAATGTGGCCTATACTGTTGACCGCACTTCGCAAAAGAACTTTACCGTAAGTCCTCAAATGTTTAGTCGCGAAATCCGCAACTGTACCGTTGGAATTCTTGGAACTGGTAAAATCGGTCTTGTTGAAGCCAAGTTATATAAGGGGCTTGGGGCACGTGTTGTAGCCTATGACATCTACCAGTCTGATGAAGCCAAAGAAGTTGTTGAATTTTTAGAGCTTGATGAACTCCTTAAAACAAGCGATATCGTAAGCCTCCATCTGCCTTACTTCCCTGGAAAAAATGATAAATTAGTCAACCAAGACTTCCTTGCTAAGATGAAAAATGATGCCATCCTCATCAATACAGCAAGGGGAGAACTCCAGGACAATGAAGCCATCTTAAAGGCTCTTCAAGAGAACACCTTGGGTGCCTTTGGTACAGATGTTATGCCTAATGAAACAAGCATCTTTTTCAAGGAATTTTCATCCGAAAATCCAATGTTAGATAGCGTGGCTGAACAGCTAGTCGATTTATATCCTAGAGTCTTAATCACTCCTCACATCGGATCAAATACCGATGAGGCCCTTAAAAACATGATTGAAATAAGCTTTGATAATTTTAATGATGTTGAAAAAACAGGGACTTGTCCAAACCTAATTTAA